The Anaerolineales bacterium genome window below encodes:
- the ilvC gene encoding ketol-acid reductoisomerase translates to MAKIKFGDVVETVVMREEFPLEKARKVLQNETVAVLGYGVQGPAQAMNMKDNGIRVIIGQAKEDKFYWDKAVKDGWVPGKDLFPIEEAVRRGTIIQYLVSDAAQKILWPKVKAKLKPGDALYFSHGFSIVYKDQTGVVPPAEVDVIMVAPKGSGASVRTNFLAGSGINSSYAVFQDATGRAQERTLALGIAIGSGYLFPTTFENEVHSDLTGERGVLMGALAGIMEAQYNLLRKHGHSPSEAFNETVEELTQSLIRLVDKNGMDWMYANCSTTAQRGALDWRHQFRKAVEPVFDWLYESVVSGEQTRIVIEANSAADYRQKLEKELKTMRDSEMWRAGAAVRSLRPENWKK, encoded by the coding sequence ATGGCCAAGATCAAGTTCGGCGACGTCGTCGAGACGGTCGTCATGCGCGAGGAATTCCCGCTTGAAAAAGCGCGCAAGGTGCTCCAAAACGAGACGGTCGCCGTCCTCGGATACGGCGTCCAGGGCCCAGCCCAAGCGATGAATATGAAGGACAACGGCATCCGCGTCATCATCGGACAGGCCAAGGAAGACAAGTTCTACTGGGATAAGGCCGTCAAGGACGGCTGGGTTCCCGGAAAGGACCTCTTCCCGATCGAGGAAGCCGTCCGGCGCGGAACGATCATCCAGTACCTGGTCTCGGACGCGGCCCAAAAAATCCTCTGGCCGAAGGTTAAAGCGAAGCTGAAACCGGGCGACGCGCTGTATTTCTCGCACGGCTTCTCGATCGTCTACAAGGACCAGACCGGCGTGGTGCCGCCGGCGGAGGTGGACGTGATCATGGTCGCGCCGAAGGGATCCGGCGCCAGCGTCCGCACCAACTTCCTGGCCGGCTCGGGGATCAACAGCTCGTATGCCGTCTTCCAAGACGCCACCGGGCGCGCGCAGGAACGCACCCTCGCGCTCGGCATCGCGATCGGATCCGGCTACCTGTTCCCGACCACGTTCGAAAACGAAGTCCACTCCGACCTGACCGGAGAACGCGGGGTGCTGATGGGGGCGCTGGCGGGGATCATGGAGGCGCAATACAACCTGCTGCGCAAGCACGGCCATTCGCCCTCGGAAGCCTTCAACGAGACGGTCGAGGAGCTCACCCAAAGCCTGATCCGATTGGTTGATAAAAACGGCATGGATTGGATGTACGCCAACTGCTCGACCACCGCCCAGCGCGGCGCGCTGGATTGGCGCCACCAATTCCGCAAGGCGGTCGAACCGGTCTTCGACTGGCTGTACGAAAGCGTCGTTTCGGGCGAGCAGACCCGGATCGTGATCGAGGCCAACAGCGCCGCAGATTACCGCCAGAAGCTGGAGAAGGAGCTCAAGACGATGCGTGATTCCGAGATGTGGCGCGCGGGCGCGGCGGTGCGCTCGTTGCGGCCGGAGAATTGGAAGAAGTGA
- a CDS encoding 2-isopropylmalate synthase: MDNYVRIFDTTLRDGEQSPGASLTSGEKVEIARALARLGIDIIEAGFPAASPDDLEAVRRIAIEIGNSPASRTEDGGSETASTHRPPPIICGLARATKSDIDAAWEAVRHAARPRIHTFLATSPIHMEYKLKMAPEQVVERIREMVTYARSLCRDVEFSPEDAGRSDPEFLYKVLALAIECGATTLNIPDTVGYTTPEEFGALIAGIIKNTKGIEKAVVSLHCHNDLGMATANTLAGLRAGARQVEGTINGIGERAGNASIEEVVMALHTRRNLFHLTTGIDTTQIARVSHMVSTYTGIPVQPNKAIVGANAFAHEAGIHQDGMLKHHTTYEIMRPEMIGLTQSNLVLGKHSGRHALRARLSELGHELSAEELDRAFERFKELADKKKTIADADLEALVADQIYQPKEIFALEGLQVACGTMGMPTATVRLRGPDGALQVQAAIGTGPVDAAYKAIDGIVQAPNSLEEFSIRAITEGIDAIGEVTVRLESRDETLPTREMAQNGRRRSRSFGGHGADTDIIVASAKAYLSALNKLLVASGRVPEAAAESRIGTA, translated from the coding sequence ATGGACAACTACGTGCGGATTTTCGACACAACCTTGCGCGACGGCGAGCAGTCGCCCGGAGCGAGCCTGACCTCCGGCGAGAAGGTGGAGATTGCCCGGGCGCTTGCCAGGTTGGGGATCGACATCATCGAAGCCGGATTTCCGGCGGCGTCTCCGGACGATCTGGAAGCCGTCCGGCGGATAGCGATCGAGATCGGGAACAGCCCCGCCTCGCGGACCGAGGATGGCGGCTCGGAAACGGCATCCACCCACCGTCCGCCGCCGATCATCTGCGGCCTGGCCCGTGCGACCAAATCCGACATCGACGCCGCCTGGGAAGCGGTCCGGCACGCCGCCCGGCCGCGGATCCATACCTTCCTGGCCACCTCGCCGATTCATATGGAATACAAGCTGAAGATGGCCCCCGAGCAAGTCGTCGAGCGGATCCGCGAGATGGTCACCTACGCCCGCTCGCTGTGCCGGGACGTGGAGTTCTCGCCCGAGGACGCCGGTCGCAGCGATCCGGAGTTCCTCTACAAGGTTCTCGCGCTGGCCATCGAATGCGGTGCAACCACGTTGAACATCCCCGACACGGTCGGCTACACCACGCCCGAGGAATTCGGAGCGCTGATCGCGGGGATCATCAAAAACACCAAAGGCATCGAGAAGGCGGTCGTCTCGCTGCATTGCCACAACGACCTGGGCATGGCCACCGCCAACACCTTGGCCGGGCTGCGCGCCGGCGCGCGCCAGGTGGAGGGGACGATCAACGGCATCGGCGAACGGGCCGGCAACGCCTCAATCGAGGAAGTGGTGATGGCCTTGCACACCCGCCGCAACCTGTTCCATCTGACCACCGGAATCGACACCACCCAGATCGCGCGGGTGTCGCATATGGTCTCGACCTATACCGGAATCCCGGTTCAGCCCAACAAGGCGATCGTCGGGGCCAACGCCTTCGCCCACGAAGCGGGGATCCACCAGGACGGGATGCTCAAGCATCACACCACCTACGAGATCATGCGCCCGGAAATGATCGGCTTGACGCAATCCAACCTGGTCCTGGGGAAGCACTCCGGGCGGCACGCGCTGCGCGCGCGGCTGAGCGAGTTGGGACACGAGCTTTCGGCCGAGGAGTTGGACCGGGCGTTCGAGCGGTTCAAGGAACTGGCGGATAAGAAAAAAACCATCGCCGACGCCGACCTGGAAGCGCTGGTGGCGGACCAGATCTACCAGCCGAAGGAAATCTTCGCCCTCGAAGGCCTGCAGGTGGCTTGCGGAACGATGGGCATGCCCACCGCCACGGTCCGCCTGCGCGGCCCCGACGGCGCCCTCCAGGTCCAGGCGGCGATCGGCACCGGGCCGGTGGATGCGGCCTACAAGGCAATTGATGGGATCGTGCAGGCGCCCAACTCGCTGGAGGAATTCTCGATCCGCGCCATCACCGAAGGGATCGATGCCATCGGAGAGGTGACCGTGCGCCTGGAATCGAGGGATGAAACTCTCCCAACCCGCGAGATGGCCCAGAACGGCCGGAGGCGGTCCCGATCCTTCGGCGGGCACGGCGCCGACACCGACATCATCGTCGCCAGCGCCAAAGCCTACCTGAGCGCGCTCAACAAACTCCTCGTCGCCTCCGGAAGGGTTCCGGAGGCCGCGGCGGAAAGCCGGATCGGGACGGCGTGA
- a CDS encoding class I SAM-dependent methyltransferase, giving the protein MNLQRVKEHFDKDASDYDNHIIRFVPFYREQHAMMMDLLPFEKTARIRGLDLGAGTGVLAEGILRKYPLAEVTVFDLSDKMIGAARERLSKFAGRTAFRKGDFSKDEFGIGYDLVLSGLSIHHLSNPKKQALFRKTYLALNPGGMFLNRDVIRGTTKRLEEIYIRLWREYVRSNGEDDAAMMERYYAEDIPAGVEEQLEWMRRAGFVDVGCHWQRTNFAVYGGRKDTSEKES; this is encoded by the coding sequence GTGAATCTGCAGCGGGTGAAGGAACATTTCGACAAAGACGCGTCGGACTACGACAACCACATCATCCGGTTTGTCCCGTTCTACAGGGAACAACACGCGATGATGATGGATCTGCTCCCTTTCGAAAAAACGGCCCGGATCCGCGGTCTGGATCTCGGCGCGGGAACCGGCGTGCTGGCGGAGGGTATCCTGCGCAAATACCCGCTGGCTGAGGTGACCGTCTTCGATCTCTCCGACAAGATGATCGGAGCCGCCCGTGAGCGGCTGAGCAAATTCGCCGGCCGGACCGCCTTCCGAAAGGGCGATTTTTCCAAGGATGAGTTCGGTATCGGCTACGACCTGGTCCTCTCGGGGCTTTCGATCCACCATCTGTCGAATCCGAAGAAGCAGGCGTTGTTCCGGAAAACCTACCTCGCCCTCAATCCCGGAGGTATGTTCCTCAACCGCGACGTGATCCGCGGGACGACGAAACGCCTGGAGGAAATCTACATCCGGTTGTGGCGCGAGTACGTGCGCTCGAACGGCGAGGACGACGCGGCCATGATGGAACGCTACTACGCAGAGGATATTCCGGCCGGCGTCGAAGAACAACTGGAATGGATGCGCCGGGCGGGCTTCGTGGACGTGGGCTGCCATTGGCAGAGGACGAATTTCGCGGTCTACGGCGGACGTAAAGACACATCGGAAAAGGAATCATGA
- the leuC gene encoding 3-isopropylmalate dehydratase large subunit has protein sequence MSGPKTLFDKIWKTHLVREEPGHPPILYIDLHMVHEVTSPQAFADLRSRGWTVHRPDRTLATMDHSIPTTGLTLEGADDAAVNQLRRLEANCREFGIRCMRMDDPGRGIVHVIGPELGATQPGMTIVCGDSHTATHGAFGALAFGIGTSEVEQVLATQCLLQNRPQRTVVNFRGRLGKGVTAKDMILGLIAQIGVGGGTGQVFEYAGPAVRGLDMEARMTLCNMSIEGGARAGLVAPDDTTFQYLAGREFAPRGMAWDAALACWQGLVSDPDAEFDRTIEVDAAALQPMITFGTNPAMGMPVTGRIPDPADETDPLKRSALEKALAYMRFTPGDAMIGKKVDVVFIGSCTNGRISDLRAAAGIFRGRRVAPSVRALIVPGSERVRRDAEAEGLDRVFREAGAEWRHSGCSMCIAMNGDQLSPGQYAVSTSNRNFEGRQGKGGRTMLASPITAAAAAVKGAVADPRALLQEGA, from the coding sequence ATGAGCGGACCAAAAACCCTGTTCGATAAAATCTGGAAGACCCACCTTGTGCGGGAGGAACCCGGCCACCCTCCGATTCTCTACATCGACCTGCATATGGTCCACGAAGTGACCTCGCCGCAGGCGTTTGCGGACCTCCGGTCCCGCGGTTGGACGGTCCACCGTCCGGACCGGACGCTGGCGACGATGGACCACTCGATCCCGACCACCGGCCTCACGCTGGAAGGCGCGGACGACGCGGCGGTGAATCAGCTGCGGCGTTTGGAAGCCAATTGCCGCGAGTTCGGGATCCGCTGCATGCGGATGGACGACCCGGGACGGGGCATCGTCCATGTCATCGGCCCGGAGCTGGGCGCGACTCAGCCCGGGATGACGATCGTCTGCGGGGACAGCCACACCGCGACCCACGGCGCGTTCGGAGCCCTGGCCTTCGGAATCGGGACGAGCGAGGTGGAACAGGTGCTCGCCACCCAATGCCTGCTGCAGAACCGTCCGCAACGGACAGTGGTGAATTTCCGCGGACGGCTCGGGAAGGGAGTGACCGCCAAGGACATGATCCTCGGCCTGATCGCGCAGATCGGGGTGGGGGGCGGCACCGGTCAGGTCTTTGAATACGCCGGGCCGGCGGTGCGCGGGCTCGACATGGAAGCGCGCATGACGCTGTGCAACATGTCGATCGAGGGCGGCGCGCGGGCCGGGCTGGTGGCGCCGGACGACACCACCTTCCAGTACCTCGCCGGCCGGGAATTCGCGCCGCGGGGCATGGCCTGGGATGCGGCCCTGGCGTGCTGGCAGGGGCTGGTCTCGGATCCGGATGCGGAGTTCGACCGCACGATCGAGGTCGATGCCGCGGCGCTGCAGCCGATGATCACCTTCGGCACGAATCCGGCGATGGGCATGCCCGTCACGGGCAGGATACCGGACCCGGCCGACGAAACGGATCCGCTCAAGCGCTCGGCGCTGGAAAAGGCGCTGGCCTACATGCGCTTCACGCCCGGCGATGCGATGATCGGAAAGAAGGTCGACGTTGTGTTCATCGGATCGTGCACCAACGGCCGGATTTCCGACCTGCGCGCCGCGGCGGGAATTTTCCGTGGACGACGCGTCGCCCCTAGCGTCCGGGCGCTGATCGTTCCGGGCTCCGAGAGAGTCCGCCGTGACGCGGAAGCGGAAGGCTTGGACCGCGTCTTCCGCGAGGCCGGGGCGGAATGGCGCCACTCGGGCTGCAGCATGTGCATTGCCATGAACGGCGACCAGCTTTCCCCTGGCCAGTACGCGGTGAGCACCAGCAACCGCAATTTCGAAGGCCGCCAGGGCAAGGGCGGCCGGACGATGCTCGCCAGCCCGATCACCGCTGCGGCCGCCGCCGTGAAAGGCGCCGTCGCCGATCCGCGGGCGCTGCTC